A single Mangrovimonas sp. YM274 DNA region contains:
- the tyrS gene encoding tyrosine--tRNA ligase, with product MANKLVEELRWRGMVHDIMPGTEEQLNKEMTTAYIGFDPTSDSLHIGSLVPIILLVHLEKAGHKPIALVGGATGMIGDPSGKSDERNLLDEATLNHNVEGIKGVLSRFLDFNSTKANAPVLVNNYDWMKTFSFIDFARDVGKRITVNYMMAKDSVKKRFSGEEGSVGMSFTEFTYQLIQGYDFYHLYKNYNCLLQMGGSDQWGNITTGTELVRRMNVGEEAKAYAMTCPLITKADGSKFGKSEGGNVWLDADKTSVYKFYQFWLNTTDEDAEKYIKIFTFLDKETIEALIAEHKEMPHARILQKRLAEEVTTFVHSKEELENAIKASNILFSKTFKADIQTLNESTFLDVFEGVPQAEISKAEFAEGGLDMIAALSAKTGFLGSNSEARRALKENAVAVNKEKVKEDYILSEEDLIHGQYIIINKGKKNTYIIKLVA from the coding sequence ATGGCAAATAAGCTTGTTGAAGAATTGAGATGGAGAGGAATGGTGCATGATATAATGCCCGGGACCGAAGAACAGTTGAATAAGGAAATGACTACTGCATATATTGGGTTTGATCCTACATCAGATTCTTTGCATATAGGAAGTTTGGTGCCGATTATTTTATTGGTGCATTTGGAAAAAGCAGGCCACAAACCAATTGCTTTGGTAGGTGGTGCCACGGGAATGATTGGAGATCCTTCAGGGAAAAGCGATGAGAGAAACCTTTTGGATGAAGCAACCTTGAATCACAATGTGGAGGGGATAAAAGGGGTGCTGTCTCGATTTTTGGATTTTAATTCCACTAAAGCCAATGCGCCTGTTTTGGTGAACAATTACGATTGGATGAAAACCTTTTCATTCATCGATTTTGCCCGTGATGTAGGAAAGCGTATTACGGTAAACTATATGATGGCCAAGGACTCGGTTAAAAAGCGTTTTTCTGGAGAGGAAGGAAGTGTTGGGATGTCTTTTACTGAGTTTACGTATCAGTTAATCCAAGGATACGATTTTTACCATTTGTATAAAAACTACAACTGTTTGTTGCAGATGGGTGGAAGTGACCAATGGGGAAATATTACGACAGGAACGGAGTTGGTACGTCGTATGAATGTTGGGGAAGAAGCCAAGGCCTACGCTATGACCTGTCCATTGATTACAAAGGCCGATGGTTCTAAATTCGGGAAGTCTGAAGGCGGAAATGTATGGTTGGATGCCGATAAAACTTCGGTGTATAAATTCTACCAATTCTGGTTAAACACTACCGATGAGGATGCTGAAAAGTATATTAAAATCTTCACCTTTTTAGATAAGGAAACTATTGAAGCGCTAATTGCAGAACACAAGGAAATGCCACATGCAAGAATCCTTCAAAAACGATTGGCGGAAGAAGTGACCACATTTGTGCACTCGAAAGAAGAATTGGAAAATGCCATAAAAGCTTCGAATATCTTGTTCAGCAAAACCTTTAAGGCAGACATTCAAACTTTAAATGAAAGTACCTTTTTGGATGTATTTGAAGGGGTTCCTCAAGCGGAGATTTCTAAAGCAGAATTTGCGGAAGGAGGCCTGGATATGATTGCAGCGCTTTCAGCCAAAACAGGATTCTTAGGGTCTAACAGCGAAGCTAGAAGAGCACTTAAGGAAAATGCGGTGGCGGTGAACAAAGAAAAAGTGAAGGAAGATTACATCTTGAGTGAAGAAGATTTAATCCACGGACAGTATATCATCATCAACAAAGGAAAGAAAAACACTTACATCATTAAGTTAGTAGCATAA